From Penicillium psychrofluorescens genome assembly, chromosome: 6, one genomic window encodes:
- a CDS encoding uncharacterized protein (ID:PFLUO_008995-T1.cds;~source:funannotate), with protein MCGIFCSLGSAPIHPTPETQHLLVSRGPDSVCTHTFHINGVQSRYLTFISTVLSLRGDHVYAQPLVDPATQSVLCWNGEAWKIAGERVQGNDTEHIFNLFLRAVTLADDDGDCKHALHKLASAIASISGPFSFVFFDARNSRLFFSRDCLGRRSLLQGLDENGSLKIVSVCDGSSSSLAFEEVGTDGIHMIDLNPCSDLPLSGRTSVTEMYKIETLPWSSDPQPPAGYLKSPLPPMNMSIPMEQPPPLTADSQFVQDLEARLRESLKLRIQNVPEPPGYVQGHSAKIAVLFSGGLDCTLLARLSHDLLPLDEPIDLLNVAFENPRVAAAENFNRQKSSTPSSSPPPSLLSIYEACPDRITGRSAHKELQTSCPGRIWRFIAINIPYEETLVHRDQIKRLMRPHNTEMDLSIACALYFAARGKGTTQAQTTSASSEEDYYTTCARILLSGLGADELFAGYGRHGVAFTKHGFEGLVSEIHLDVSRLGQRNLGRDDRVLSHWSRETRFPYLDEEFVAWVLRAPVWEKCGFGLPLPVPLEEQQLVDDGSRRPDAEKLALRLVALRLGLRSVSLEKKRAIQFGARTAKMETGRSRGTDTLD; from the exons ATGTGCGGCATCTTCTGCTCACTTGGTTCTGCACCCATACACCCAACCCCAGAAACACAGCATCTGCTGGTATCCCGAGGACCAGACAGTGTCTGCACTCACACATTTCACATCAATGGGGTGCAGTCCAGGTATCTCACCTTCATCTCAACCGTACTGTCACTGAGAGGCGATCATGTCTACGCCCAGCCTCTCGTAGACCCTGCCACGCAGTCTGTGCTGTGCTGGAATGGTGAGGCCTGGAAGATCGCCGGTGAGCGAGTCCAGGGCAATGATACAGAGCACATTTTCAATCTGTTTCTACGAGCTGTGACGCTAgctgatgatgacggtgatTGTAAGCACGCTCTTCACAAGTTGGCCAGTGCAATTGCGAGCATCTCTGGGCCCTTCTCCTTTGTGTTCTTTGACGCGCGCAACTCAAGACTCTTCTTTAGCAGGGATTGCCTCGGCAGAAGATCTCTCCTGCAAGGGCTTGACGAGAATGGCAGCTTGAAAATCGTCAGTGTTTGTGATGggtcttcctcgtcactgGCATTTGAGGAGGTCGGCACTGATGGCATTCATATGATTGATCTGAACCCTTGTTCGGATCTGCCACTGTCAGGAAGAACGTCTGTCACGGAGATGTACAAGATTGAGACTTTGCCATGGAGCTCTGATCCACAACCTCCAGCTGGGTATTTG AAATCTCCACTCCCACCCATGAACATGTCAATTCCAATGGAGCAACCCCCTCCACTAACGGCAGACTCTCAATTTGTTCAAGACCTCGAGGCACGACTCCGTGAATCACTGAAGCTAAGAATCCAAAATGTTCCCGAGCCTCCCGGATATGTTCAAGGCCACAGCGCCAAAATTGCTGTACTTTTCTCCGGTGGTCTAGACTGTACGCTGCTGGCCCGACTTTCacacgatcttcttcctctggaTGAGCCCATCGACCTGCTCAATGTGGCTTTTGAAAATCCACGggtagcagcagcagaaaacTTCAATCGTCAAAAATCTTCTactccttcttcttcaccaccaccctcacTCCTCTCCATCTATGAAGCCTGCCCCGATCGAATAACGGGTCGTTCCGCACACAAGGAACTGCAAACCTCCTGCCCCGGCCGTATCTGGCGATTCATCGCCATTAACATCCCGTACGAGGAAACGTTAGTGCACCGGGACCAAATCAAGCGCCTAATGAGACCCCACAACACAGAAATGGACCTATCGATCGCATGTGCGCTCTACTTCGCAGCCCGCGGCAAAGGCACAACCCAAGCCCAaaccacctccgcctcctccgaGGAGGACTACTACACCACTTGCGCGCGAATCCTTCTCTCAGGGCTAGGCGCCGACGAGCTCTTCGCCGGCTACGGCCGACACGGGGTCGCATTCACAAAACACGGTTTCGAGGGCCTTGTGTCAGAGATCCATCTCGACGTCAGCCGGCTCGGACAGCGTAACCTCGGCCGCGACGACCGCGTCCTCTCACACTGGAGCCGTGAGACAAGATTTCCCTACCTGGACGAGGAATTCGTCGCGTGGGTGCTCCGCGCTCCGGTGTGGGAGAAGTGCGGGTTCGGTCTACCTTTACCAGTCCCTCTAgaagagcagcagctcgtcgacgacggtAGCCGCAGGCCAGATGCTGAGAAACTGGCTCTTCGGCTTGTTGCTTTGCGGTTGGGGCTGCGGTCTGTTtcgctggagaagaagcgcgctATCCAGTTTGGGGCAAggacggcgaagatggagacGGGAAGATCGAGGGGGACTGATACCCTGGACTGA
- a CDS encoding uncharacterized protein (ID:PFLUO_008996-T1.cds;~source:funannotate), translated as MYASTYVFEVVATTLAAVEDTNPDISKRFNTGVDPNKPITHPQSGNAIPARYQPVTRKLRTTIRHLRTQAGSWSPFRGLGIFCIYSFTRSLLGWLIGGSSGSSQVEILAQPLTGILLAPLEVSLVHIITSEPSSKRFYQRIPGYRTWIKIAPAVALREIVHLADALFENSHEPASWLNLDDPLNTTMETWCSLAILVPILQAVGFVLVYNLANAMFIRVAASMLPEDDKPIVPFDRSFGGKANSNGCLTLGDAWATFDWPARIRFAKIVIKSKAVSVVLGMVAMLVCSSSDVCMAWL; from the exons ATGTACGCG TCTACCTATGTTTTCGAAGTAGTCGCCACCACCCTGGCTGCAGTCGAAGATACCAATCCTGATATATCCAAGCGTTTCAACACTGGTGTTGATCCTAACAAGCCCATCACCCATCCTCAGTCCGGAAACGCCATTCCCGCGAGATATCAGCCTGTTACTAGGAAATTACGAACGACTATCAGGCACTTGCGTACCCAAGCTGGGTCCTGGTCGCCATTCCGAGGTCTCGGCATATTCTGCATCTACTCGTTCACCCGGAGCCTTCTCGGTTGGTTGATTGGTGGATCTAGCGGATCTTCCCAAGTTGAAATTCTTGCCCAACCTCTCACTGGCATACTCCTGGCCCCCTTGGAGGTATCGCTGGTTCATATAATCACATCTGAGCCGTCCTCTAAGCGCTTCTATCAGCGGATCCCTGGCTACCGGACCTGGATCAAGATTGCCCCTGCGGTGGCCTTGCGAGAGATTGTCCATTTGGCAGATGCTTTGTTTGAGAATTCTCATGAGCCGGCTAGCTGGCTCAATTTGGATGACCCCCTTAACACTACGATGGAAACATGGTGTAGCTTGGCTATTCTTGTTCCTATACTCCAAGCAGTGGGTTTCGTCCTGGTTTATAACTTGGCGAACGCAATGTTCATCCGCGTCGCTGCCTCGATGCTGCCAGAGGACGACAAGCCTATTGTGCCGTTTGACCGTTCCTTTGGTGGCAAAGCGAACAGCAATGGCTGTCTTACCCTCGGCGATGCTTGGGCAACCTTTGACTGGCCGGCTCGAATCCGTTTTGCTAAAATCGTCATTAAATCAAAGGCGGTTTCAGTGGTGTTAGGGATGGTGGCCATGCTTGTTTGTTCGTCTAGTGATGTTTGCATGGCATGGCTCTGA
- a CDS encoding uncharacterized protein (ID:PFLUO_008997-T1.cds;~source:funannotate), with protein MPEVLGPLNFSIASRSSSSLPSNISPFDVTSFTTDHHQQSWLPTPPPPTPLAHNSINKNHEDSNSPSEDFVLYPSTPARPQPRPRDSRAPALVNTTHRPSALQPFLAQNQARRHSFTLQLQRHLQQQQLSGSPVQDPRLARLASQQSTPSSSYRSPNALKRHRASVPSNSPHPNRPSVPYLNTGFAVNQQQNHYSRAYPRIMSTPNIQQGIFVSDDCFQSHMANPAPTDYDFDYDSLLGLSSTDFMEGAKSPHPFAFDQLPLGAEAGVELVTDAPTGTISPKDLMMDSSVPPSTSFTDLSTPSFDSPGNFSQNPSPMFADVDLVSGHEAWSPLFHDSDAVNAFDAALAEPKYAQTAAPVAPLSPAPMKRTASAATKQSPATRPSSVAGVNARSRKPLSPVTFDESDPIAAKRARNTEAARKSRARKMERQAGSERRIAELEDLLAEREQEIEYLKSKLQAQESYQ; from the exons ATGCctg AAGTCTTAGGACCTCTGAACTTCAGCATCGCTTCGCGTAGCTCAAGTTCTCTCCCCTCCAACATTTCCCCGTTCGACGTCACGTCGTTCACCACggatcaccaccagcaatcATGGCTCCCCACGCCCCCGCCCCCGACGCCATTGGCTCACAATTCGATCAACAAGAATCACGAAGACAGCAACAGCCCCTCCGAGGACTTTGTGCTCTATCCCTCCACGCCCGCCCGTCCGCAGCCTCGTCCCAGAGACTCGCGTGCGCCAGCACTCGTGAATACAACCCATAGACCGTCTGCCCTGCAGCCGTTCCTGGCCCAGAATCAAGCTCGTCGACACTCCTTCActctgcagctgcagcgtcatctccagcagcaacagtTGTCCGGATCGCCCGTGCAAGACCCTCGATTGGCCAGACTTGCTTCGCAGCAGTCGACTCCGTCTTCCTCTTACCGGTCTCCCAACGCTTTGAAGCGTCACCGAGCTTCGGTGCCTTCAAACTCTCCACACCCCAACCGCCCTTCCGTCCCTTATCTAAACACGGGCTTCGCCGTGAACCAACAACAGAATCATTACTCGCGCGCATATCCTCGCATCATGTCTACCCCCAACATCCAACAAGGTATTTTCGTCTCCGACGACTGCTTCCAGAGCCACATGGCTAACCCCGCTCCCACAGACTACGACTTTGACTACGACTCCCTCCTGGGTTTGTCCTCGACCGACTTCATGGAGGGTGCCAAGTCTCCTCACCCTTTCGCCTTTGACCAGCTCCCGCTGGGCGCTGAGGCTGGGGTCGAGCTTGTCACCGACGCTCCGACGGGCACCATCTCGCCCAAGGATCTGATGATGGACTCCTCGGTGCCTCCGTCGACTTCGTTCACGGATCTCAGCACCCCGTCCTTCGACTCGCCGGGCAACTTCAGCCAGAACCCCTCGCCGATGTTCGCGGACGTCGACCTGGTTTCCGGCCACGAGGCCTGGTCCCCTCTCTTCCACGACAGCGACGCTGTGAACGCCTTTGATGCGGCCCTGGCCGAGCCCAAGTACGCGCAGACGGCAGCCCCCGTGGCTCCTCTGTCGCCGGCTCCCATGAAGCGGACTGCCTCTGCTGCCACCAAGCAGTCCCCCGCAACCCGGCCTTCGTCTGTCGCCGGTGTCAATGCTCGCTCGCGCAAGCCTCTCAGCCCCGTCACCTTCGACGAGAGCGaccccatcgccgccaagcGCGCTCGCAACACCGAAGCAGCTCGCAAATCGCGTGCCCGCAAGATGGAGCGCCAGGCCGGCTCGGAGCGtcgcatcgccgagctcgaggatctgctcgCTGAACGGGAGCAGGAGATCGAGTACCTCAAGTCTAAGCTGCAGGCTCAGGAAAGCTACCAGTAG
- a CDS encoding uncharacterized protein (ID:PFLUO_008998-T1.cds;~source:funannotate): MIDGASKKHRDQKEKRCRMLEDELYKLYARLTKAEELRSLQFENEILKDIMAHHSITLPPDPLPRKPKPALAEVTILGESGSHQQLQVKMPEYEYQPYQPATQRCSPNAEEDTVQDYQFPLDETPEYSQRRLSHHPDNREFAQMGIDFVLSLERPCLIHTRHLGTEEPSGHALSMQGLLLSEAPSVLHDKASWEIPAQQLDKLFELSGSLGLDGYITPVQTWNRITDRFIINAIPNGKLDMLRSAMIPHIKCYGFGALIEEDIFEGLLGDILH; this comes from the exons ATGATCGACGGCGCGAGCAA GAAACATCGCGACCAGAAGGAAAAGCGCTGTCGCATGCTCGAAGATGAACTTTACAAACTCTATGCGCGACTCACGAAGGCGGAAGAGTTGCGAAGTCTTCAATTCGAGAACGAAATCCTCAAGGACATAATGGCCCACCACTCAATTACCCTTCCACCTGATCCTTTACCACGCAAACCCAAACCTGCATTAGCTGAGGTCACCATACTAGGGGAGAGTGGCTCACATCAACAGCTACAAGTGAAAATGCCAGAATATGAATATCAGCCTTACCAACCCGCCACTCAGCGTTGTTCTCCAaacgcagaagaagacaccgTCCAGGACTACCAATTTCCACTTGATGAGACGCCTGAATACTCGCAAAGAAG ACTCTCACACCACCCCGACAACCGAGAATTTGCTCAAATGGGCATTGACTTTGTGCTCTC CTTGGAACGGCCTTGTCTTATCCACACCCGGCATTTAGGTACAGAAGAGCCATCCGGGCATGCTTTGTCCATGCAAGGGCTCTTACTCTCAGAAGCTCCGTCCGTGCTGCATGATAAAGCATCTTGGGAGATTCCTGCCCAGCAGCTAGACAAGCTTTTTGAACTCTCTGGCTCTCTTGGCCTGGACGGGTATATCACGCCTGTTCAAACATGGAATAGGATTACGGACCGGTTTATCATTAATGCAATACCAAATGGGAAACTGGACATGTTGAGATCTGCCATGATCCCGCACATCAAATGCTATGG GTTCGGCGCACTAATCGAAGAGGATATTTTTGAAGGGCTCCTGGGCGATATTCTCCATTAA
- a CDS encoding uncharacterized protein (ID:PFLUO_008999-T1.cds;~source:funannotate) — translation MSDIKPIEVTPEVAPAAETPVVIPAETTAVAPKETVEQPAEETTATPAVESTEAAAEPAKEEAKEVTPASEGTLGFKAPGLVKGLRFSKRFFYFSDEAVESKNLASFHQNEKPATANPIAAWAAQTGKGLLFFTKRAEDKATPAGIFNLSDVTDISKDGVNEFLFKVNGQKYTFQAASGAERDSWIAALEAKATEAKAEKENITSSEGYKAELEKLTKPSLAAVAVKKPAETKEEAASEDKKEEKKEEKKDTAKSRSQSRKRASIFGSLLGKKDETAEEKKEEEEKKDDKPEGEEAATAAAVTEPATEPVVAAEPTAEPVAEPAVVAPVVAAEPTEAATEAPKEEKKDEEKKEEKKAKRASIFGNFFQKVTSPSHEKSEKEATAPAEENAVSSTAPQLEHPVEGAAGTPIEPESVIAPADAEVAKDATTPAETTETPVSPATKEKRRTSFFGSLGVKKEKKADTSDNEATTDGETKEKGKSSKLGGMFRKPSKAVKLEKGETAPTETEAKAAETTETAAEPAATEEAPVATTEETPKVVETTTAEEANNVNIPTSTPVQAAA, via the exons ATGTCTGACATCAAGCCTATTGAGGTGACCCCTGAGGTCgctcctgctgctgagaCTCCCGTTGTGATCCCCGCGGAGACTACCGCTGTGGCTCCCAAGGAGACCGTCGAGCAGCCCGCTGAGGAGACCACCGCGACCCCCGCGGTTGAGAGCAccgaggctgctgctgagcccgccaaggaggaggccaaggaagTGACTCCCGCCAGCGAGGGCACCCTGGGCTTCAAGGCTCCCGGTCTGGTCAA GGGCCTCCGCTTCTCCAAGCGCTTCTTCTACTTCAGCGACGAGGCTGTTGAGAGCAAGAACCTGGCGAGCTTCCACCAGAACGAGAAGCCTGCAACCGCCAACCCCATCGCTGCCTGGGCCGCCCAGACCGGCAAGGGTCTGCTGTTCTTCACCAAGCGCGCGGAAGACAAGGCCACCCCCGCCGGCATCTTCAACCTG TCCGATGTCACCGACATCAGCAAGGATGGCGTCAACGAGTTCCTGTTCAAGGTCAACGGCCAGAAGTACACCTTCCAGGCCGCCAGTGGCGCCGAGCGTGACAGCTGGATTGCTGCcctcgaggccaaggctaccgaggccaaggccgagaaggagaacatcacCTCCAGCGAGGGCTACAAGGCTGAGCTCGAGAAGCTGACCAAGCCTAGCCTGGCTGCCGTTGCTGTCAAGAAGcccgccgagaccaaggaggaggctgcttccgaggacaagaaggaagagaagaaggaggagaagaaggacacTGCCAAGAGCCGCTCGCAGTCGCGTAAGCGCGCCAGCATTTTCGGCTCCCTGCTCGGCAAGAAGGACGAGACCgctgaggagaagaaggaggaggaggagaagaaggacgacAAGCCCGAGGGTGAGGAGGCCGCTACCGCCGCCGCTGTCACCGAGCCTGCCACCGAGCCCGTGGTCGCTGCTGAGCCCACCGCTGAGCCCGTCGCGGAGCCCGCTGTCGTCGCGCCCGTTGTCGCCGCTGAGCCCACCGAAG CTGCTACCGAGGCTcccaaggaggagaagaaggacgaggagaagaaggaggagaagaaggccaagcgcGCTTCCATCTTCGGCAACTTCTTCCAGAAGGTCACCAGCCCCTCGCATGAGAAgtccgagaaggaggccaCTGCCCCCGCTGAGGAGAACGCTGTTTCCAGCACTGCTCCCCAGCTCGAGCACCCCGTCGAGGGCGCTGCTGGCACTCCCATCGAGCCTGAGAGCGTGATTGCCCCGGCCGACGCTGAGGTCGCCAAGGATGCCACTACTCCGGCTGAGACCACCGAGACTCCCGTCTCTCCCGCTACCAAGGAGAAGCGTCGCACCTCGTTCTTCGGCTCTCTGGGtgtcaagaaggagaagaaggctgaCACCTCCGATAACGAGGCCACCACTGACGGCGAgaccaaggagaagggcaagtCCTCCAAGCTGGGTGGTATGTTCCGCAAGCCTAGCAAGGCCGTGAAGCTCGAGAAGGGCGAGACCGCTCCTaccgagaccgaggccaaggccgcTGAGACCACCGAGACCGCTGCCGAGCCTGCTGCCACCGAGGAGGCCCCCGTCGccaccaccgaggagacCCCCAAGGTCGTTGAGACCACCACTGCCGAGGAGGCTAACAACGTCAACATTCCTACCTCGACCCCGGTCCAGGCTGCTGCTTGA
- a CDS encoding uncharacterized protein (ID:PFLUO_009000-T1.cds;~source:funannotate) has protein sequence MPVPTASLFDKETQNNPTTRTTGSAGSASLDTLSASGDNNSSGRQLGTGTGGTVSAPGSDSSQNAESERAVSKEEADRLYEERMEDEYAKREGGA, from the coding sequence ATGCCCGTCCCAACAGCCTCCCTCTTCGACAAAGAGACCCAAAACAACCCAACAACGCGCACGACCGGCTCAGCAGGCAGCGCCTCTCTCGACACGCTCTCCGCGAGCGgagacaacaacagcagcggTCGCCAGCTCGGTACTGGGACAGGCGGCACCGTCAGCGCCCCGGGGTCCGATTCATCGCAGAATGCGGAAAGCGAGCGCGCCGTgagcaaggaggaggctGATCGGCTTTATGAGGagaggatggaggatgagTATGCTAAGAGGGAGGGGGGTGCGTGA
- a CDS encoding uncharacterized protein (ID:PFLUO_009001-T1.cds;~source:funannotate) has product MSFYPAQPVQVVIPAEITPIRTKRLILRLAQKSDAPAIFEYRRRQEVANFLSNAQHRWPKVPHTEIKQTEDFIASKVFTDPEASGATGRRFLFACIRADDPDQKVIGTVGINSLHPSPSVGFGMNPDFWRMGYASEAVGGLVEAWSNLERVVPPDTTTTGAGAAGEKLFAACNKENLGSMKVLLNNGFRIYDEVEAEGDTVALFDMDMPRK; this is encoded by the exons ATGAGTTTCTATCCCGCTCAGCCCGTGCAGGTGGTAATCCCCGCCGAGATCACCCCAATCCGCACAAAACGCCTGATTCTACGACTCGCACAGAAAAGCGATGCGCCTGCAATTTTCGAATATCGACGCCGTCAGGAAGTGGCTAACTTTCT AAGCAACGCGCAACACAGATGGCCCAAAGTCCCTCACACGGAAATTAAACAAACCGAAGATTTTATCGCCAGCAAAGTCTTCACAGACCCAGAAGCCTCGGGCGCCACGGGCCGACGGTTCCTCTTCGCGTGCATTCGAGCCGATGACCCCGACCAGAAGGTCATCGGCACGGTGGGCATTAATTCTCTGCACCCGAGTCCGTCGGTGGGATTCGGGATGAATCCGGATTTCTGGCGGATGGGATATGCCAGTGAGGCTGTCGGGGGACTTGTGGAAGCGTGGTCGAATCTTGAGAGAGTGGTACCTCCGGACACTACTACTactggtgctggcgctgcggGGGAGAAGCTATTCGCTGCTTGTAATAAAGAGAATTTGGGGAGTATGAAGGTGTTGCTGAATAATGGATTTCGTATTTACGATGAGGtagaggcggagggggatACGGTAGCGCTTTTCGATATGGATATGCCGCGAAAATAG
- a CDS encoding uncharacterized protein (ID:PFLUO_009002-T1.cds;~source:funannotate) produces MARTTPLTPSNLPPECVEDIMRHLDLASLKALRLSSRKLCARCTGPRFKTFISHQKIELSKSGLQSFRQLAVHPELGPAAKNLVIMATIYDQTRQRKVINRWGHNLPDGNPTPSGRSHEVLAEADSNLAWLNAQQQRQDELSYDDIVKSLAISLKHIGQLDRIDLDAVLVQGRDETRTTDNSRAKWYPVWMRAARVYCITIEAIAQSGVAPKALTVYQKTPRCSVPLYDIATNRAMRDLPGFKDAGKSIEDLALSISTKVPTGATERPPRIPVACHEVSSAVASIAGLGEDQVLKVEDFGGLARFLSFTPNLKALEIHLYNTLFNPVILYQGMFKSIATETRLPLLRKCSLRGITANGDWLLQFLTNHPQITDLTLNQISLTSGKTWQQIFEHLVSRKTPPLERLHLSTLKSSQQMINLHPTWEEHSKELEENSLSQIFFVHTKEFRADEIQRGLEFRPMPVDLMQGSSGSYMWMHSLNKEYGPPWESDWVGGGNGD; encoded by the coding sequence ATGGCTCGAACTACACCATTGACCCCGAGCAATCTGCCACCCGAGTGCGTGGAAGACATCATGAGAcatctcgatctcgccaGCCTCAAAGCCTTGCGTCTGAGCAGCCGCAAACTCTGTGCGAGATGCACCGGACCCCGGTTCAAAACCTTTATCAGTCATCAAAAAATTGAGCTGAGCAAGTCTGGTCTTCAATCCTTTCGACAGCTGGCCGTGCACCCTGAACTAGGACCCGCTGCCAAAAACCTGGTAATTATGGCCACGATATACGATCAGACCCGACAGCGGAAAGTGATCAATAGATGGGGCCACAATTTACCCGATGGCAATCCAACTCCCTCGGGTCGCAGCCATGAAGTGCTCGCTGAAGCCGATAGCAACTTGGCTTGGCTAAACGCCCAGCAACAACGCCAAGATGAATTGTCATATGATGACATAGTCAAATCTCTGGCCATCAGCCTCAAACATATCGGCCAGCTTGATCGTATCGACCTTGATGCTGTCCTAGTCCAGGGCCGTGACGAGACAAGGACCACCGATAATTCCCGGGCCAAATGGTACCCGGTCTGGATGCGGGCTGCGCGCGTCTACTGCATCACCATAGAAGCTATTGCCCAGAGTGGCGTAGCACCGAAGGCTCTAACCGTATACCAAAAGACACCGCGCTGCAGTGTCCCACTATACGACATTGCCACCAACCGTGCAATGCGTGATCTGCCCGGGTTCAAGGACGCAGGCAAATCCATCGAGGATCTTGCCCTTAGTATCTCGACCAAGGTCCCAACCGGAGCAACGGAGCGTCCACCCCGCATCCCCGTGGCATGCCATGAGGTTTCATCGGCCGTGGCGTCCATCGCAGGGCTCGGCGAAGACCAAGTCCTCAAGGTGGAGGACTTTGGCGGCCTGGCGCGGTTTCTGAGCTTCACGCCGAACCTCAAAGCACTCGAGATCCACCTTTACAACACGCTTTTTAACCCCGTCATTCTCTACCAAGGGATGTTCAAATCCATCGCAACGGAAACCCGACTCCCCCTACTTCGAAAATGCAGTCTACGAGGCATCACCGCCAACGGAGACTGGCTACTCCAGTTCCTGACAAACCACCCGCAAATCACCGACCTCACCCTAAACCAAATATCCCTCACATCCGGAAAGACATGGCAGCAAATCTTCGAGCACCTGGTCAGCCGCAAGACTCCGCCGCTCGAACGCCTCCATCTCTCGACCCTGAAATCCTCACAACAAATGATCAACCTGCATCCGACGTGGGAAGAACACTCCAAAGAACTCGAGGAAAACTCCCTGTCGCAGATTTTCTTCGTCCATACCAAGGAGTTCCGTGCTGATGAGATCCAGCGCGGGCTGGAGTTCCGGCCCATGCCTGTTGACTTGATGCAGGGGTCCTCAGGGTCGTACATGTGGATGCATTCTTTGAATAAGGAGTATGGTCCGCCGTGGGAGAGTGACTGGGTGGGCGGAGGGAATGGGGATTGA